From the genome of Plectropomus leopardus isolate mb chromosome 13, YSFRI_Pleo_2.0, whole genome shotgun sequence, one region includes:
- the synj1 gene encoding synaptojanin-1 isoform X4 gives MAFSKGYRIYHKLDPPPYSVIVETRTREECLMFESGAVAVLSAAEKDAIKNSYSRIVDAYGILGVLRLNLGDSMLHSLVVVTGCSSVGKVQDSEVFRVTQTDFISLKNDPGDEERISEVRKVLNSGHFYFAWSATGVSMDLSLNAHRRILEDTTDNRFFWNQSLHLHLKHYGVNCDDWLLRLMCGGVEIRTIYAGHKQAKACIFSRLSSERAGTRFNVRGTNDDGQVANFVETEQVIFLDDKVSSFIQIRGSIPLFWEQPGIQVGSHRVKLSRGFEANAPAFERHFTALRRLYGKQVIINLLGSKEGEHMLSKAFQSHLKASEHAAAVKMVNFDYHQNVKGGKADKLHSVLKPYLSKFLEECGFFYYSGETGITKTQGGTIRTNCLDCLDRTNSVQAFFALEMLPKQLEEMSLTEKPQLVARFQEVFRTMWSANGDYISKIYAGTGALDGKAKAGKLKDGARSVTRTIQNNFFDSSKQEAIDILRLGSTLNSDLADKARALLTTSSLYITEPVLQSASPRVLLGMCQNHHKYTRPKQIRVCVGTWNVNGGKQFRSIAFRNQTLNDWLLDAPKKAGHPEFQDSKANPIDIFAIGFEEMVELNAGNIVSASTTNQKLWAAELQKNISRDHKYVLLASEQLVGVCLFVFIRPQHAPFIRDVAVDTVKTGMGGATGNKGGVAIRLLFHTTSICFVCSHFAAGQSQVKERNDDYSEITRRLSFPMGRLLYSHDYVFWCGDFNYRISLPNEEVKELIRQQNWDALTAGDQLLDQKNAGLVFRGFIEGKLDFAPTYKYDLFSEDYDTSEKCRTPAWTDRILWKRRKWNFNKTAEEMNVVGAASTSGENEGDPNSLWNPGTLKYYGRAELKTSDHRPVVSIIDVDILEVDPEARHQVYKDVIALQGPPDGTILVSLCSSGPDDYFDDALIDELLDKFANFGEVILIRFVEEKMWVTFLEGYSALAALSLSASTVLGKVIDVRLKSPGWIKSLEEEMSVERICGSIPTSASSTLLAEDTDMGDDDYDMEGDVDEEVEEILPQHLQPGAGCGPGSSPLPSPRSSPCPSPTHGEPTAPSRPSRGAQPIRPSHGPPVDFQPGAPTSQEPKRPPPPRPQAPPARPAPPQRPPPPSGRGQVAVGAPGPAGVPRPNIPPRAGVIGMPPQSRPPPPSHPGAPRPIPEVHPGAPRPIPDTHPGAPRPIPSAQAKPTDLPLGPSPSGPPPPEHPAGRPQVPSPMQPPMQPQPAAPAAQAQLPAPMQPTLPAPLQPQQAPKAGPPPAATAAAAPAGPPQGLASPKPPPRSRSSHALPPDAAKSETSPAAQTNGLNGIQREAQWKPDPFDTLASEFLSSSSSSWQTTQSLTRGSSLRTPPSVPVSKTSSTLPSSLSFQSSALSDLQALESSSSSSLSTPSPLASALLPPPPVPSRSRSHETLRASPGPVPIDPLPARPSSTNPFTGPLAQQHQQRRALTPDFSIHCPAPTPNIHRTMSALTQPLIPTPAPASAAPTSQLQRTTSPFGPSSTLTPTPAPLAPLAPSPVPALPLAPPSSLPPSLAPRRQPPPPGGKPTQQWVTFDDDLDFKLPNKTPQAPIFPSSSLVSQSKTLPSRSVFDSEPDWLSSAPSAFPTLPPPIPTRTVPSNPAVPEGTSDNCVFPRESTER, from the exons ATGGCCTTCAGCAAGGGATATCGTATTTACCACAAGCTGGATCCACCCCCCTATAGTGTCATAGTGGAAACTAGGACCAGAGAAGAATGCCTCATGTTTGAATCAGGGGCTGTTGCTGTCCTGT cGGCGGCAGAGAAGGATGCCATTAAAAACTCATATTCCAGGATTGTTGATGCCTATGGCATCCTGGGAGTCCTCCGCCTAAACCTAG GCGACTCCATGCTCCACAGTCTGGTGGTTGTGACAGGATGCAGCTCTGTAGGGAAGGTGCAAGATTCTGAGGTTTTCAGggtcacacagacagactttaTATCGCTGAAGAATGACCCAGGAGATGAGGAGCGCATCTCTGAGGTGCGAAAGGTCCTGAACTCAGGACACTTCTACTTTGCGTGGTCTGCCACTGGAGTCAGCATGGACTTAAGTCTCAATGCACATCGCAGGATCCTAGAAGACACCACAGATAACCGCTTCTTCTG GAACCAATCTCTGCACCTGCATCTGAAACACTACGGAGTGAACTGTGATGACTGGCTGTTGAGGCTGATGTGTGGTGGTGTGGAGATCAGGACCATCTATGCAGGACACAAACAGGCCAAGGCCTGCATCTTCTCGCGCCTCAGCTCAGAGCGAGCCGGCACGCGATTCAACGTCAGAGGAACAAATGACGATGGGCAGGTGGCCAACTTTGTGGAGACTGAACAG GTCATTTTCCTGGATGACAAAGTATCATCCTTCATACAGATCCGTGGGTCCATTCCTCTTTTCTGGGAACAGCCAGGAATCCAG GTCGGATCTCATCGTGTCAAACTCTCAAGGGGATTTGAGGCAAACGCGCCAGCATTTGAGAG ACACTTCACTGCACTGCGGAGGTTGTATGGTAAACAGGTGATCATCAATCTGCTTGGGAGTAAGGAAGGGGAACACATGCTCAGCAAAGCGTTTCAG AGTCATCTCAAAGCATCAGAGCATGCTGCAGCAGTGAAAATGGTGAACTTTGACTACCATCAAAACGTGAAAGGGGGCAAGGCAGACAAACTCCACAGTGTCCTAAAACCCTACCTCAGCAAGTTCCTAGAAGAGTGTGGGTTCTTCTACTACTCTGGAGAGACAGGCATCACAAA GACTCAGGGTGGGACCATTAGGACCAACTGCCTGGACTGTCTTGATAGAACCAATAGTGTTCAAGCTTTTTTCGCTCTTGAG ATGCTGCCGAAGCAGCTGGAGGAAATGAGTCTGACGGAGAAACCCCAGCTGGTGGCCAGGTTCCAGGAGGTGTTTAGGACCATGTGGTCTGCCAATGGAGACTACATCAGTAAGATCTACGCAGGCACTGGCGCCCTGGATGGCAAGGCCAAG GCGGGAAAGCTGAAAGATGGCGCTCGTTCTGTGACAAGGACCATCCAGAACAACTTCTTTGACAGTTCCAAGCAGGAGGCTATAGACATCCTGAGGCTGGGCTCCACACTCAACAGTGACTTGGCAGACAAAGCTCGGGCCTTGCTCACCACCTCCAGTCTTTACA TCACTGAGCCCGTCTTACAATCAG CCTCCCCAAGAGTATTGCTGGGAATGTGTCAGAACCACCATAAATATACGAGGCCAAAGCAGATCCGAGTGTGTGTCGGCACCTGGAATGTCAACGGTGGTAAACAGTTTCGCAGCATTGCTTTCCGCAACCAGACACTTAACGACTGGCTGTTAGATGCCCCGAAGAAGGCAGGGCATCCTGAGTTCCAGG aCAGCAAAGCCAACCCCATTGATATCTTTGCCATCGGTTTTGAGGAAATGGTTGAACTGAATGCTGGGAATATTGTTAGTGCAAG cactACAAACCAGAAACTATGGGCAGCAGagctacaaaaaaacatatcgCGGGACCACAAGTATGTGCTGCTTGCTTCAGAGCAGCTGGTGGgcgtgtgtctgtttgttttcatccgCCCACAGCACGCACCCTTCATCAG GGATGTTGCCGTGGATACTGTAAAAACTGGGATGGGCGGGGCTACAGGCAATAAAGGAGGTGTGGCCATCCGCCTGCTCTTCCACACCACCAGCATCTGCTTCGTCTGCTCCCACTTTGCTGCTGGCCAGTCACAGGTCAAGGAGCGGAACGACGACTACAGTGAGATCACCCGCAGACTCAGCTTCCCCATG GGTCGTCTGCTATACTCCCATGACTACGTCTTCTGGTGCGGAGACTTTAACTATCGAATCAGCCTGCCCAACGAGGAAGTGAAAGAGCTCATCAGACAACAGAACTGGGATGCGTTGACAGCAGGGGACCAGTTGTTGGACCAGAAGAACGCTGGTTTG GTGTTCCGAGGTTTTATTGAGGGGAAGTTAGATTTTGCCCCCACCTATAAGTATGACCTCTTCTCAGAAGATTACGACACCAGTGAGAAGTGCCGCACACCAGCCTGGACTGACCGCATCCTttggaagaggaggaagtggaaCTTTAACAAAACAG CTGAGGAGATGAATGTAGTAGGGGCAGCTTCCACGTCTGGGGAGAATGAGGGAGATCCAAACAGCCTCTGGAACCCTGGGACTCTGAAGTACTATGGTAGAGCTGAGCTTAAGACCTCGGACCACAG GCCCGTAGTGTCTATAATAGACGTGGACATCCTGGAGGTCGACCCAGAGGCACGTCACCAGGTCTACAAAGACGTCATAGCCCTGCAGGGACCTCCAGACGGCACTATCCTGGTGTCACTTTGCTCCTCCGGCCCTGACGACTACTTTGACGATGCACTCATAGACGAGTTGCTGGACAAGTTTGCTAATTTTGGAGAAGTCATCCTCATCAG GTTCGTTGAGGAGAAGATGTGGGTGACTTTCTTGGAAGGTTACTCTGCActtgctgctctctctctcagtgcttCGACT GTCCTTGGCAAAGTGATAGACGTCCGTCTGAAGAGTCCAGGCTGGATCAAGAgcctggaggaggagatgagcGTGGAGAGGATCTGTGGAAGCATCCCCACCTCAGCCAGCTCCACTCTGCTTGCTGAGGACACAGACATGGGCGATGATGATTACGATATGGAAG GTGATGTGGACGAGGAGGTTGAGGAGATCCTCCCCCAGCACCTTCAGCCTGGAGCAGGTTGTGGCCCTGGAtcctcccctctcccctccccccGCAGTAGTCCCTGTCCCTCTCCCACCCACGGAGAACCAACTGCCCCCAGCAGGCCTAGTCGTGGAGCACAACCCATCCGACCATCACATG GACCTCCTGTTGACTTTCAGCCTGGTGCCCCCACATCTCAAGAGCCCAAACGCCCGCCTCCCCCTCGTCCCCAAGCCCCCCCAGCCAGACCAGCTCCCCCTCAACGACCACCTCCACCTTCAG GTCGAGGCCAGGTAGCAGTTGGAGCTCCCGGACCTGCCGGTGTCCCTAGACCA AATATCCCTCCTCGAGCTGGGGTAATCGGTATGCCTCCTCAGTCTCGCCCACCACCACCCTCTCACCCTGGAGCACCCAGACCCATCCCAGAGGTGCATCCTGGGGCCCCTCGGCCCATCCCGGACACCCATCCCGGAGCCCCACGTCCTATACCCAGTGCCCAAGCTAAACCGACTGACTTACCTCTGG GTCCGTCTCCCTcaggtcctcctcctccagagcACCCTGCAGGGAGACCCCAGGTCCCATCACCCATGCAGCCACCCATGCAGCCCCAACCAGCTGCCCCTGCAGCTCAGGCCCAACTCCCAGCACCGATGCAGCCGACACTTCCGGCTCCACTCCAGCCACAGCAGGCTCCTAAAGCCGGGCCGCCTCCCGCCGCCACGGCTGCTGCAGCCCCTGCTGGGCCTCCACAGGGTCTAGCCTCTCCTAAACCCCCGCCACGTTCCCGCTCCTCTCACGCTCTGCCACCGGATGCTGCCAAGTCTGAGACATCCCCAGCTGCACAG ACTAATGGACTGAATGGAATCCAAAGAGAAGCACAATGGAAGCCCGACCCCTTCGACACACTCGCTTCTGAGTTCCTCtcgtcctcctcatcctcctggCAAACCACCCAGTCCTTGACCAGAGGCTCCTCGCTGCGTACTCCCCCCTCAGTTCCTGTGTCGAAGACGTCCAGCACTCTCCCTTCATCCCTCTCTTTCCAGTCCTCCGCTCTGTCAGACCTGCAGGCACTTGAATCgtcatcctcttcctcacttTCCACCCCGTCACCGCTTGCATCTGCCCTGCTCCCGCCTCCTCCAGTGCCCTCTCGTAGCCGCTCACATGAGACGCTGCGTGCCTCCCCCGGCCCCGTCCCGATTGACCCGCTTCCTGCCCGACCCAGCAGCACCAATCCCTTCACAGGACCACTGgcgcagcagcatcagcagcgcCGCGCACTCACCCCAGACTTCAGCATCCACTGCCCCGCCCCGACGCCAAACATTCACAGGACCATGTCTGCTCTTACTCAGCCGCTCATCCCCACCCCTGCTCCAGCATCTGCTGCACCCACCTCCCAGCTCCAAAGGACCACGTCCCCGTTTGGACCATCGTCCACTTTGACTCCTACACCTGCTCCTCTGGCCCCCCTCGCCCCATCTCCTGTCCCCGCCCTGCCTCTGGCACCACCCTCATCCCTTCCACCTTCCCTCGCGCCTCGTCGCCAGCCGCCTCCCCCAGGAGGGAAACCAACTCAGCAGTGGGTCACGTTTGATGACGATTTGGATTTCAAACTTCCAAACAAAACACCACAGGCCCCCATCTTCCCCTCCAGTTCTTTAGTGTCCCAAAGTAAGACTCTGCCCTCCCGCTCTGTGTTTGACTCAGAGCCCGACTGGTTATCCTCGGCCCCTTCAGCATTCCCAACTCTCCCTCCCCCCATCCCAACTAGAACTGTTCCCAGTAACCCAGCTGTCCCAGAGGGAACCAGCGATAACTGCGTCTTCCCAAGGGAGTCCACAGAAAGATAG
- the synj1 gene encoding synaptojanin-1 isoform X6 produces MAFSKGYRIYHKLDPPPYSVIVETRTREECLMFESGAVAVLSAAEKDAIKNSYSRIVDAYGILGVLRLNLGDSMLHSLVVVTGCSSVGKVQDSEVFRVTQTDFISLKNDPGDEERISEVRKVLNSGHFYFAWSATGVSMDLSLNAHRRILEDTTDNRFFWNQSLHLHLKHYGVNCDDWLLRLMCGGVEIRTIYAGHKQAKACIFSRLSSERAGTRFNVRGTNDDGQVANFVETEQVIFLDDKVSSFIQIRGSIPLFWEQPGIQVGSHRVKLSRGFEANAPAFERHFTALRRLYGKQVIINLLGSKEGEHMLSKAFQSHLKASEHAAAVKMVNFDYHQNVKGGKADKLHSVLKPYLSKFLEECGFFYYSGETGITKTQGGTIRTNCLDCLDRTNSVQAFFALEMLPKQLEEMSLTEKPQLVARFQEVFRTMWSANGDYISKIYAGTGALDGKAKAGKLKDGARSVTRTIQNNFFDSSKQEAIDILRLGSTLNSDLADKARALLTTSSLYTSPRVLLGMCQNHHKYTRPKQIRVCVGTWNVNGGKQFRSIAFRNQTLNDWLLDAPKKAGHPEFQDSKANPIDIFAIGFEEMVELNAGNIVSASTTNQKLWAAELQKNISRDHKYVLLASEQLVGVCLFVFIRPQHAPFIRDVAVDTVKTGMGGATGNKGGVAIRLLFHTTSICFVCSHFAAGQSQVKERNDDYSEITRRLSFPMGRLLYSHDYVFWCGDFNYRISLPNEEVKELIRQQNWDALTAGDQLLDQKNAGLVFRGFIEGKLDFAPTYKYDLFSEDYDTSEKCRTPAWTDRILWKRRKWNFNKTAEEMNVVGAASTSGENEGDPNSLWNPGTLKYYGRAELKTSDHRPVVSIIDVDILEVDPEARHQVYKDVIALQGPPDGTILVSLCSSGPDDYFDDALIDELLDKFANFGEVILIRFVEEKMWVTFLEGYSALAALSLSASTVLGKVIDVRLKSPGWIKSLEEEMSVERICGSIPTSASSTLLAEDTDMGDDDYDMEGDVDEEVEEILPQHLQPGAGCGPGSSPLPSPRSSPCPSPTHGEPTAPSRPSRGAQPIRPSHGPPVDFQPGAPTSQEPKRPPPPRPQAPPARPAPPQRPPPPSGRGQVAVGAPGPAGVPRPNIPPRAGVIGMPPQSRPPPPSHPGAPRPIPEVHPGAPRPIPDTHPGAPRPIPSAQAKPTDLPLGPSPSGPPPPEHPAGRPQVPSPMQPPMQPQPAAPAAQAQLPAPMQPTLPAPLQPQQAPKAGPPPAATAAAAPAGPPQGLASPKPPPRSRSSHALPPDAAKSETSPAAQTNGLNGIQREAQWKPDPFDTLASEFLSSSSSSWQTTQSLTRGSSLRTPPSVPVSKTSSTLPSSLSFQSSALSDLQALESSSSSSLSTPSPLASALLPPPPVPSRSRSHETLRASPGPVPIDPLPARPSSTNPFTGPLAQQHQQRRALTPDFSIHCPAPTPNIHRTMSALTQPLIPTPAPASAAPTSQLQRTTSPFGPSSTLTPTPAPLAPLAPSPVPALPLAPPSSLPPSLAPRRQPPPPGGKPTQQWVTFDDDLDFKLPNKTPQAPIFPSSSLVSQSKTLPSRSVFDSEPDWLSSAPSAFPTLPPPIPTRTVPSNPAVPEGTSDNCVFPRESTER; encoded by the exons ATGGCCTTCAGCAAGGGATATCGTATTTACCACAAGCTGGATCCACCCCCCTATAGTGTCATAGTGGAAACTAGGACCAGAGAAGAATGCCTCATGTTTGAATCAGGGGCTGTTGCTGTCCTGT cGGCGGCAGAGAAGGATGCCATTAAAAACTCATATTCCAGGATTGTTGATGCCTATGGCATCCTGGGAGTCCTCCGCCTAAACCTAG GCGACTCCATGCTCCACAGTCTGGTGGTTGTGACAGGATGCAGCTCTGTAGGGAAGGTGCAAGATTCTGAGGTTTTCAGggtcacacagacagactttaTATCGCTGAAGAATGACCCAGGAGATGAGGAGCGCATCTCTGAGGTGCGAAAGGTCCTGAACTCAGGACACTTCTACTTTGCGTGGTCTGCCACTGGAGTCAGCATGGACTTAAGTCTCAATGCACATCGCAGGATCCTAGAAGACACCACAGATAACCGCTTCTTCTG GAACCAATCTCTGCACCTGCATCTGAAACACTACGGAGTGAACTGTGATGACTGGCTGTTGAGGCTGATGTGTGGTGGTGTGGAGATCAGGACCATCTATGCAGGACACAAACAGGCCAAGGCCTGCATCTTCTCGCGCCTCAGCTCAGAGCGAGCCGGCACGCGATTCAACGTCAGAGGAACAAATGACGATGGGCAGGTGGCCAACTTTGTGGAGACTGAACAG GTCATTTTCCTGGATGACAAAGTATCATCCTTCATACAGATCCGTGGGTCCATTCCTCTTTTCTGGGAACAGCCAGGAATCCAG GTCGGATCTCATCGTGTCAAACTCTCAAGGGGATTTGAGGCAAACGCGCCAGCATTTGAGAG ACACTTCACTGCACTGCGGAGGTTGTATGGTAAACAGGTGATCATCAATCTGCTTGGGAGTAAGGAAGGGGAACACATGCTCAGCAAAGCGTTTCAG AGTCATCTCAAAGCATCAGAGCATGCTGCAGCAGTGAAAATGGTGAACTTTGACTACCATCAAAACGTGAAAGGGGGCAAGGCAGACAAACTCCACAGTGTCCTAAAACCCTACCTCAGCAAGTTCCTAGAAGAGTGTGGGTTCTTCTACTACTCTGGAGAGACAGGCATCACAAA GACTCAGGGTGGGACCATTAGGACCAACTGCCTGGACTGTCTTGATAGAACCAATAGTGTTCAAGCTTTTTTCGCTCTTGAG ATGCTGCCGAAGCAGCTGGAGGAAATGAGTCTGACGGAGAAACCCCAGCTGGTGGCCAGGTTCCAGGAGGTGTTTAGGACCATGTGGTCTGCCAATGGAGACTACATCAGTAAGATCTACGCAGGCACTGGCGCCCTGGATGGCAAGGCCAAG GCGGGAAAGCTGAAAGATGGCGCTCGTTCTGTGACAAGGACCATCCAGAACAACTTCTTTGACAGTTCCAAGCAGGAGGCTATAGACATCCTGAGGCTGGGCTCCACACTCAACAGTGACTTGGCAGACAAAGCTCGGGCCTTGCTCACCACCTCCAGTCTTTACA CCTCCCCAAGAGTATTGCTGGGAATGTGTCAGAACCACCATAAATATACGAGGCCAAAGCAGATCCGAGTGTGTGTCGGCACCTGGAATGTCAACGGTGGTAAACAGTTTCGCAGCATTGCTTTCCGCAACCAGACACTTAACGACTGGCTGTTAGATGCCCCGAAGAAGGCAGGGCATCCTGAGTTCCAGG aCAGCAAAGCCAACCCCATTGATATCTTTGCCATCGGTTTTGAGGAAATGGTTGAACTGAATGCTGGGAATATTGTTAGTGCAAG cactACAAACCAGAAACTATGGGCAGCAGagctacaaaaaaacatatcgCGGGACCACAAGTATGTGCTGCTTGCTTCAGAGCAGCTGGTGGgcgtgtgtctgtttgttttcatccgCCCACAGCACGCACCCTTCATCAG GGATGTTGCCGTGGATACTGTAAAAACTGGGATGGGCGGGGCTACAGGCAATAAAGGAGGTGTGGCCATCCGCCTGCTCTTCCACACCACCAGCATCTGCTTCGTCTGCTCCCACTTTGCTGCTGGCCAGTCACAGGTCAAGGAGCGGAACGACGACTACAGTGAGATCACCCGCAGACTCAGCTTCCCCATG GGTCGTCTGCTATACTCCCATGACTACGTCTTCTGGTGCGGAGACTTTAACTATCGAATCAGCCTGCCCAACGAGGAAGTGAAAGAGCTCATCAGACAACAGAACTGGGATGCGTTGACAGCAGGGGACCAGTTGTTGGACCAGAAGAACGCTGGTTTG GTGTTCCGAGGTTTTATTGAGGGGAAGTTAGATTTTGCCCCCACCTATAAGTATGACCTCTTCTCAGAAGATTACGACACCAGTGAGAAGTGCCGCACACCAGCCTGGACTGACCGCATCCTttggaagaggaggaagtggaaCTTTAACAAAACAG CTGAGGAGATGAATGTAGTAGGGGCAGCTTCCACGTCTGGGGAGAATGAGGGAGATCCAAACAGCCTCTGGAACCCTGGGACTCTGAAGTACTATGGTAGAGCTGAGCTTAAGACCTCGGACCACAG GCCCGTAGTGTCTATAATAGACGTGGACATCCTGGAGGTCGACCCAGAGGCACGTCACCAGGTCTACAAAGACGTCATAGCCCTGCAGGGACCTCCAGACGGCACTATCCTGGTGTCACTTTGCTCCTCCGGCCCTGACGACTACTTTGACGATGCACTCATAGACGAGTTGCTGGACAAGTTTGCTAATTTTGGAGAAGTCATCCTCATCAG GTTCGTTGAGGAGAAGATGTGGGTGACTTTCTTGGAAGGTTACTCTGCActtgctgctctctctctcagtgcttCGACT GTCCTTGGCAAAGTGATAGACGTCCGTCTGAAGAGTCCAGGCTGGATCAAGAgcctggaggaggagatgagcGTGGAGAGGATCTGTGGAAGCATCCCCACCTCAGCCAGCTCCACTCTGCTTGCTGAGGACACAGACATGGGCGATGATGATTACGATATGGAAG GTGATGTGGACGAGGAGGTTGAGGAGATCCTCCCCCAGCACCTTCAGCCTGGAGCAGGTTGTGGCCCTGGAtcctcccctctcccctccccccGCAGTAGTCCCTGTCCCTCTCCCACCCACGGAGAACCAACTGCCCCCAGCAGGCCTAGTCGTGGAGCACAACCCATCCGACCATCACATG GACCTCCTGTTGACTTTCAGCCTGGTGCCCCCACATCTCAAGAGCCCAAACGCCCGCCTCCCCCTCGTCCCCAAGCCCCCCCAGCCAGACCAGCTCCCCCTCAACGACCACCTCCACCTTCAG GTCGAGGCCAGGTAGCAGTTGGAGCTCCCGGACCTGCCGGTGTCCCTAGACCA AATATCCCTCCTCGAGCTGGGGTAATCGGTATGCCTCCTCAGTCTCGCCCACCACCACCCTCTCACCCTGGAGCACCCAGACCCATCCCAGAGGTGCATCCTGGGGCCCCTCGGCCCATCCCGGACACCCATCCCGGAGCCCCACGTCCTATACCCAGTGCCCAAGCTAAACCGACTGACTTACCTCTGG GTCCGTCTCCCTcaggtcctcctcctccagagcACCCTGCAGGGAGACCCCAGGTCCCATCACCCATGCAGCCACCCATGCAGCCCCAACCAGCTGCCCCTGCAGCTCAGGCCCAACTCCCAGCACCGATGCAGCCGACACTTCCGGCTCCACTCCAGCCACAGCAGGCTCCTAAAGCCGGGCCGCCTCCCGCCGCCACGGCTGCTGCAGCCCCTGCTGGGCCTCCACAGGGTCTAGCCTCTCCTAAACCCCCGCCACGTTCCCGCTCCTCTCACGCTCTGCCACCGGATGCTGCCAAGTCTGAGACATCCCCAGCTGCACAG ACTAATGGACTGAATGGAATCCAAAGAGAAGCACAATGGAAGCCCGACCCCTTCGACACACTCGCTTCTGAGTTCCTCtcgtcctcctcatcctcctggCAAACCACCCAGTCCTTGACCAGAGGCTCCTCGCTGCGTACTCCCCCCTCAGTTCCTGTGTCGAAGACGTCCAGCACTCTCCCTTCATCCCTCTCTTTCCAGTCCTCCGCTCTGTCAGACCTGCAGGCACTTGAATCgtcatcctcttcctcacttTCCACCCCGTCACCGCTTGCATCTGCCCTGCTCCCGCCTCCTCCAGTGCCCTCTCGTAGCCGCTCACATGAGACGCTGCGTGCCTCCCCCGGCCCCGTCCCGATTGACCCGCTTCCTGCCCGACCCAGCAGCACCAATCCCTTCACAGGACCACTGgcgcagcagcatcagcagcgcCGCGCACTCACCCCAGACTTCAGCATCCACTGCCCCGCCCCGACGCCAAACATTCACAGGACCATGTCTGCTCTTACTCAGCCGCTCATCCCCACCCCTGCTCCAGCATCTGCTGCACCCACCTCCCAGCTCCAAAGGACCACGTCCCCGTTTGGACCATCGTCCACTTTGACTCCTACACCTGCTCCTCTGGCCCCCCTCGCCCCATCTCCTGTCCCCGCCCTGCCTCTGGCACCACCCTCATCCCTTCCACCTTCCCTCGCGCCTCGTCGCCAGCCGCCTCCCCCAGGAGGGAAACCAACTCAGCAGTGGGTCACGTTTGATGACGATTTGGATTTCAAACTTCCAAACAAAACACCACAGGCCCCCATCTTCCCCTCCAGTTCTTTAGTGTCCCAAAGTAAGACTCTGCCCTCCCGCTCTGTGTTTGACTCAGAGCCCGACTGGTTATCCTCGGCCCCTTCAGCATTCCCAACTCTCCCTCCCCCCATCCCAACTAGAACTGTTCCCAGTAACCCAGCTGTCCCAGAGGGAACCAGCGATAACTGCGTCTTCCCAAGGGAGTCCACAGAAAGATAG